In a single window of the Bacillus rossius redtenbacheri isolate Brsri chromosome 8, Brsri_v3, whole genome shotgun sequence genome:
- the LOC134535216 gene encoding beta-1,3-galactosyltransferase 5 isoform X2 yields MGRCGNAALAGALLALCVAAILSLCAILDYTRPAPPVPAAPSSTAATSPDLLSGVLGLRLRLLLDSAPCGQATAALLAVVSHAGHVAARSAARRACPSSQLAASGARRVFLLAVPRPADPDHVSPQALADEARRFGDLVQADFAEAYRNLSYKHALGLAWAARRCPLARLVLKMDDDVAADLPGLLALLLARDPPPPLQGYLLAGRRPERDPRSKWCVTRAEYPPEQYPAFLSGWLYAATPRVAAELVRRAARLPFFWVDDVLLTGLARRAAGVRLEDVRDLRGLFASHAELLQCCLASTRYQCDFMVGPDGGQPEMLVKFQRHADRCRRLRCPRRPQNESLRRTCVVRRSSAPPERGHALVRPVQLR; encoded by the exons ATGGGTCGGTGCGGAAACGCAGCGCTCGCTGGCGCACTGCTGGCTCTCTgcgtggccgccatcttgtctctgTGCGCCATCTTGGACTACACGAGACCAGCCCCTCCGGTCCCCGCCGCCCCCTCCTCCACCGCCGCTACCAGTCCAGACCTGCTTAGCG GCGTGCTGGGGCTGCGGCTGCGGCTGCTGCTGGACAGCGCGCCCTGCGGCCAGGCGACGGCAGCGCTCCTGGCGGTGGTATCGCACGCCGGCCACGTGGCGGCTCGCAGCGCGGCGCGCCGGGCCTGCCCCTCCTCGCAGCTGGCGGCCTCCGGGGCCCGCCGCGTGTTCCTGCTGGCAGTGCCGCGCCCCGCCGACCCCGACCACGTCTCGCCCCAGGCCCTGGCCGACGAGGCCCGCAG GTTCGGCGACCTGGTGCAGGCCGACTTCGCGGAGGCGTACCGCAACCTGAGCTACAAGCACGCGCTGGGGCTGGCGTGGGCGGCGCGGCGCTGCCCGCTCGCCCGCCTCGTGCTCAAGATGGACGACGACGTGGCGGCGGACCTGCCCGGGCTGCTGGCGCTGCTGCTGGCGCGCGACCCTCCTCCCCCGCTGCAGGGCTACCTGCTGGCGGGGCGGCGGCCCGAGCGGGACCCGCGCAGCAAGTGGTGCGTCACCCGGGCAGAGTACCCGCCCGAGCAGTACCCGGCCTTCCTGTCGGGCTGGCTGTACGCCGCCACGCCGCGGGTCGCAGCCGAGCTGGTGCGCCGCGCCGCGCGCCTGCCCTTCTTCTGGGTGGACGACGTGCTGCTGACGGGGCTGGCGCGGCGCGCGGCGGGCGTGCGGCTCGAAGACGTGCGGGACCTGCGCGGCTTGTTCGCGTCGCACGCGGAGCTGCTGCAGTGCTGCCTCGCCAGCACCAG ATACCAGTGCGACTTCATGGTGGGGCCAGACGGGGGCCAGCCGGAGATGCTCGTGAAGTTCCAGAGGCACGCCGACAGATGCCGCAGGCTGCGCTGCCCGCGGCGACCACAGAACGAGTCCCTGCGCCGGACGTGCGTGGTGAGGCGCAGCTCTGCGCCGCCGGAGCGAGGCCACGCCCTCGTGCGGCCCGTGCAGCTGCGCTAG
- the LOC134535216 gene encoding beta-1,3-galactosyltransferase 5 isoform X1 yields MLASLVQRGLQTRAGTARQSPDDAMGRCGNAALAGALLALCVAAILSLCAILDYTRPAPPVPAAPSSTAATSPDLLSGVLGLRLRLLLDSAPCGQATAALLAVVSHAGHVAARSAARRACPSSQLAASGARRVFLLAVPRPADPDHVSPQALADEARRFGDLVQADFAEAYRNLSYKHALGLAWAARRCPLARLVLKMDDDVAADLPGLLALLLARDPPPPLQGYLLAGRRPERDPRSKWCVTRAEYPPEQYPAFLSGWLYAATPRVAAELVRRAARLPFFWVDDVLLTGLARRAAGVRLEDVRDLRGLFASHAELLQCCLASTRYQCDFMVGPDGGQPEMLVKFQRHADRCRRLRCPRRPQNESLRRTCVVRRSSAPPERGHALVRPVQLR; encoded by the exons ATGCTTGCTTCTCTCGTGCAGCGAGGTCTGCAGACGCGAGCAGGCACCGCGCGCCAGTCGCCAGATGACGCGATGGGTCGGTGCGGAAACGCAGCGCTCGCTGGCGCACTGCTGGCTCTCTgcgtggccgccatcttgtctctgTGCGCCATCTTGGACTACACGAGACCAGCCCCTCCGGTCCCCGCCGCCCCCTCCTCCACCGCCGCTACCAGTCCAGACCTGCTTAGCG GCGTGCTGGGGCTGCGGCTGCGGCTGCTGCTGGACAGCGCGCCCTGCGGCCAGGCGACGGCAGCGCTCCTGGCGGTGGTATCGCACGCCGGCCACGTGGCGGCTCGCAGCGCGGCGCGCCGGGCCTGCCCCTCCTCGCAGCTGGCGGCCTCCGGGGCCCGCCGCGTGTTCCTGCTGGCAGTGCCGCGCCCCGCCGACCCCGACCACGTCTCGCCCCAGGCCCTGGCCGACGAGGCCCGCAG GTTCGGCGACCTGGTGCAGGCCGACTTCGCGGAGGCGTACCGCAACCTGAGCTACAAGCACGCGCTGGGGCTGGCGTGGGCGGCGCGGCGCTGCCCGCTCGCCCGCCTCGTGCTCAAGATGGACGACGACGTGGCGGCGGACCTGCCCGGGCTGCTGGCGCTGCTGCTGGCGCGCGACCCTCCTCCCCCGCTGCAGGGCTACCTGCTGGCGGGGCGGCGGCCCGAGCGGGACCCGCGCAGCAAGTGGTGCGTCACCCGGGCAGAGTACCCGCCCGAGCAGTACCCGGCCTTCCTGTCGGGCTGGCTGTACGCCGCCACGCCGCGGGTCGCAGCCGAGCTGGTGCGCCGCGCCGCGCGCCTGCCCTTCTTCTGGGTGGACGACGTGCTGCTGACGGGGCTGGCGCGGCGCGCGGCGGGCGTGCGGCTCGAAGACGTGCGGGACCTGCGCGGCTTGTTCGCGTCGCACGCGGAGCTGCTGCAGTGCTGCCTCGCCAGCACCAG ATACCAGTGCGACTTCATGGTGGGGCCAGACGGGGGCCAGCCGGAGATGCTCGTGAAGTTCCAGAGGCACGCCGACAGATGCCGCAGGCTGCGCTGCCCGCGGCGACCACAGAACGAGTCCCTGCGCCGGACGTGCGTGGTGAGGCGCAGCTCTGCGCCGCCGGAGCGAGGCCACGCCCTCGTGCGGCCCGTGCAGCTGCGCTAG